In Prevotella sp. oral taxon 475, one DNA window encodes the following:
- the pyrB gene encoding aspartate carbamoyltransferase, which translates to MEKHDFVTIADLSREKIEYLINMAQEFETHPNREILKGKVIASLFFEPSTRTRLSFETAAQRLGARIIGFSDAKATSVTKGETLKDTLLMVANYADVIVMRHYIEGAAQYASEVSPVPIINAGDGAHMHPSQCLLDLYSIYKTQGTLENLNICLVGDLKYGRTVHSLLTAMRHFNPTFHFVAPQELAMPNEYKLYCQEQGIRFEEHTDFNQEVIAEADILYMTRVQKERFSDLMEYERVKDVYILRNDMLGHVKANLRILHPLPRVNEIAYDVDGNPHAYYIQQARNGLYARQALYCDVLGISLQAVKNDSTIIP; encoded by the coding sequence ATGGAAAAACATGATTTTGTGACGATTGCCGACCTGTCGAGAGAGAAGATCGAATATCTCATCAACATGGCACAAGAGTTTGAAACCCATCCCAATCGAGAGATTCTCAAGGGAAAGGTGATTGCCTCGCTCTTCTTCGAGCCCTCCACCCGCACCCGCCTCAGCTTTGAAACAGCCGCCCAACGGCTTGGAGCCCGTATCATCGGCTTTTCGGATGCCAAGGCTACGAGCGTAACCAAGGGCGAGACGCTCAAAGACACCCTTCTGATGGTAGCCAATTATGCCGACGTTATCGTGATGCGGCATTACATCGAGGGAGCGGCACAGTATGCCAGCGAGGTGTCTCCGGTGCCGATTATCAATGCTGGCGACGGAGCACATATGCATCCCTCGCAGTGCCTGCTAGACCTCTACTCGATCTACAAAACGCAGGGCACGCTCGAGAATCTAAACATCTGCCTGGTGGGCGACTTGAAATACGGCCGAACCGTCCACTCGCTCCTCACAGCTATGCGGCATTTCAATCCCACCTTCCACTTCGTTGCGCCTCAGGAGCTGGCCATGCCCAACGAGTACAAACTTTATTGCCAGGAGCAGGGTATCCGATTTGAGGAACACACCGACTTTAACCAAGAGGTGATCGCCGAGGCCGACATCCTCTACATGACCCGTGTGCAGAAAGAACGCTTTTCCGATCTGATGGAATACGAGCGCGTGAAAGATGTCTACATCCTGCGCAACGACATGCTCGGCCATGTGAAAGCCAACCTGCGCATCCTCCATCCCCTGCCACGCGTCAACGAAATCGCCTACGACGTAGACGGCAATCCCCACGCCTACTACATCCAACAGGCCCGAAACGGGCTCTATGCCCGCCAAGCCCTGTATTGCGACGTACTGGGCATCAGTCTTCAAGCAGTGAAAAACGATTCAACCATCATCCCATGA